The following proteins come from a genomic window of Gimesia chilikensis:
- a CDS encoding TolC family protein has translation MRPLLTAVLLGIGLFTESCASSSYSTGKAMISDATSEREIPQEATIHQVRHINSDLKNPNDELVQINLTDTSSQVSKPTETQTLGLPELIDLTLDSNPRLAEVSWAIETARGRAIQAGLYPNPTVSVTGNEISDRTGPGGIWTAYAGQEFVTANKLDLDQAAALKRVDQASLNLMTERFQVFTKVRQAYFEALTLQKRSDILSNLVKLAEQSVNNSKALVKAKEAAELDVIQLEVDLERYRADLDATRKALPGAYRKLAASVGIQDMPIKHLSGELDLALEDYNLDQVSTYVLSIHPEIRSAQIGVEHARLILQRAKVEPIPNITVGTGYTRQSQNRSDDWDIGFSVPLPLWNKNQGNILSAETNINVAMNQTERVQNELMDQLAIAYSAYASARERAERYQVSILPKAQRTYELSMVAYQGGQFEYLRVLEAQRSVAEANLELIRSMSEMWLAASEIAGLMLEDQWPLAPVPPLPEKEQS, from the coding sequence ATGCGCCCGTTACTTACTGCGGTTCTGCTTGGGATTGGTCTGTTCACGGAAAGTTGTGCCAGCTCCTCATATTCGACTGGTAAAGCAATGATTTCTGACGCGACTTCCGAACGGGAAATTCCCCAGGAAGCAACCATTCATCAGGTCAGACATATCAACTCTGATTTGAAGAACCCAAACGATGAATTAGTACAAATCAACCTCACAGACACATCATCTCAGGTCAGCAAACCAACGGAGACACAAACGCTTGGTCTTCCAGAGTTGATTGACCTGACTCTTGATAGTAATCCTCGTCTGGCAGAGGTATCCTGGGCAATCGAAACAGCTCGAGGCCGGGCTATTCAGGCTGGATTGTATCCGAACCCGACTGTGAGCGTGACAGGTAATGAGATCAGTGACCGGACCGGTCCAGGGGGGATTTGGACGGCGTATGCGGGCCAGGAATTTGTCACAGCCAACAAACTGGATTTGGATCAGGCAGCCGCACTCAAAAGGGTGGATCAGGCCTCGCTCAACTTGATGACGGAACGCTTTCAGGTCTTTACGAAAGTACGGCAAGCGTACTTCGAAGCCTTAACTCTTCAAAAACGGTCAGATATCCTTTCGAACCTGGTAAAGCTTGCAGAGCAATCGGTCAATAATTCAAAAGCTCTGGTTAAAGCTAAAGAAGCAGCCGAGCTGGATGTCATACAACTCGAAGTTGATTTGGAACGTTATCGTGCAGACCTGGATGCGACGAGAAAGGCGTTGCCAGGGGCGTATCGAAAACTGGCTGCCAGTGTTGGTATTCAGGACATGCCTATTAAGCATCTTTCAGGTGAACTCGATCTTGCTCTAGAGGATTATAATCTGGATCAGGTCAGCACTTACGTGCTCAGTATCCACCCTGAAATCAGATCAGCACAAATTGGAGTTGAGCATGCCCGCTTGATCTTGCAACGAGCCAAGGTGGAACCAATCCCCAATATTACTGTGGGTACGGGATACACTCGCCAGAGCCAGAACCGGTCCGATGACTGGGACATCGGTTTTAGTGTTCCTCTCCCGCTTTGGAACAAAAATCAGGGAAACATATTGTCTGCCGAAACAAATATCAATGTGGCAATGAACCAAACGGAGCGTGTACAGAATGAACTGATGGATCAACTTGCGATCGCTTATTCAGCTTATGCTTCCGCACGGGAACGGGCTGAACGTTACCAGGTTTCAATCTTGCCGAAGGCTCAACGAACTTATGAACTTTCAATGGTAGCATACCAGGGAGGACAGTTTGAGTACCTACGTGTACTGGAAGCACAACGATCTGTAGCTGAAGCCAATCTGGAATTGATTCGCTCCATGAGCGAGATGTGGCTGGCTGCCAGCGAAATTGCAGGACTGATGTTGGAAGATCAGTGGCCTTTAGCTCCTGTCCCTCCCTTACCTGAAAAGGAACAATCATGA
- a CDS encoding efflux RND transporter periplasmic adaptor subunit, translating to MKKLLQIVKPILAIGIVAILIATGYFTRDNWLPLLEQNKTARSDNVSTASTKASDKKNAASEQIILSDQAIANLGLQVKSIQPETYWKTLQVPGMVVDRPGRSDRGIVSPVDGVVDKMNYFPGDTVHPGDVLYTIRILSESLQQTQSKLFKDTQDIKLAEAKKKRLESSGGAVPGARIIEVASEITRLKVAIKGYRQELLSRSFTQNQLNEVAAGNFVKELNILVPSQASESKPLGTSVVLQATGEEVKLDSPPSFEVQECKIDLGQQVRTGQMLCLLANHQLLAIEGRAFRDETQLLEQSVKAGWPVEVDFQENAIADWPPVNQTFWIQYLANVIDPINRTFAFRMALENQSRVVKQDGMTQILWRFRPGHKVRILIRVEKLENVFVLPTDAVARDGAEAFVFTQNVNTFQRKAVRVLERDRRYTVIANDGSLMPGSFVVQSSAEQLNRMLKSSSGDDLPEGYHIHADGSLHKNEDEGN from the coding sequence ATGAAGAAACTTCTTCAAATAGTGAAACCCATTCTGGCAATCGGGATCGTTGCGATATTGATTGCTACCGGCTATTTCACGCGTGACAATTGGTTGCCGCTTTTAGAACAAAACAAAACCGCCAGATCGGATAACGTTTCTACTGCTTCAACCAAAGCAAGCGATAAGAAAAACGCAGCTTCCGAGCAGATTATTCTATCAGACCAGGCGATTGCCAATTTGGGCTTGCAGGTCAAATCAATACAGCCTGAGACCTATTGGAAAACGCTACAGGTCCCGGGCATGGTAGTGGATCGACCCGGTCGCAGTGATCGAGGGATCGTTTCTCCTGTAGATGGAGTGGTCGACAAAATGAATTATTTTCCAGGCGACACAGTCCACCCTGGGGATGTGCTCTATACGATCCGCATCCTTAGCGAGTCTTTGCAACAGACCCAGTCGAAACTGTTTAAAGATACGCAAGACATCAAACTCGCCGAAGCAAAAAAGAAACGCCTGGAATCTTCAGGAGGAGCAGTCCCCGGTGCCCGGATCATTGAAGTCGCTAGTGAAATCACGCGACTGAAAGTGGCAATCAAAGGGTATCGTCAGGAACTGCTTAGTCGAAGTTTTACACAAAATCAGTTGAACGAAGTGGCTGCAGGTAATTTCGTCAAAGAACTGAATATTCTCGTTCCCTCTCAAGCTAGCGAATCCAAACCATTGGGGACCTCTGTCGTGCTGCAGGCGACAGGTGAGGAAGTAAAACTGGACTCCCCCCCCTCCTTTGAAGTTCAGGAATGCAAAATAGATCTAGGCCAACAAGTCAGAACCGGTCAAATGTTGTGTTTGCTGGCAAATCATCAGTTGCTGGCAATAGAAGGTCGGGCATTTCGAGACGAAACACAACTTCTTGAACAAAGTGTCAAAGCCGGTTGGCCAGTTGAAGTGGACTTTCAGGAAAACGCGATCGCAGACTGGCCTCCCGTTAATCAGACTTTCTGGATTCAATATCTGGCAAATGTCATAGATCCCATTAATCGTACCTTTGCGTTTCGTATGGCGTTGGAAAATCAGTCTAGAGTTGTGAAACAAGATGGAATGACCCAGATACTCTGGCGGTTTCGTCCAGGTCATAAAGTCCGCATCTTGATCCGGGTCGAAAAGCTCGAAAACGTCTTTGTACTTCCCACGGATGCCGTTGCCCGCGACGGAGCTGAAGCATTTGTTTTTACCCAGAACGTCAATACGTTTCAACGCAAGGCGGTTCGAGTACTGGAACGAGACCGACGCTATACCGTCATCGCGAATGATGGATCGCTCATGCCTGGTTCGTTTGTAGTACAGAGTTCTGCCGAACAGTTGAACCGTATGTTGAAGTCCTCATCAGGAGACGACTTACCAGAAGGCTACCACATTCACGCCGATGGCAGTCTCCATAAGAACGAAGACGAAGGGAATTAG
- a CDS encoding efflux RND transporter permease subunit, giving the protein MLNSIIRLSLTHRTLVLAACVVVLAYGGYLTTTLPIDVFPDLDRPRVVILTECPGMSSEEVETLVTYPIETAILGANGVEDVRSQSSQGMNVIYIEFSWKTEPRYARQIVSERLANVPMPPGIRPIMTPQASIMGQILHVGIHRRKGPQGGKLTAVGQTGLLAERTGNEASPELTVWNPVNRNDLSLWKKIEVENPKWDETNPGRDVAFVWNKRSYDVIFPTPLEERMDLRTTADWLIRPRLLKLTGIAEVIVMGGDEKQYQVLVDPIKLQEYNVSLQDVEAAVQSNNLNASGGFIIGGQTERSVRVIGRLGALTSDVLDELRKAPVKMNGDRAVLLYQVAQIVEGPAPKRGDASIDGHAGVVITIVKQPHADTRKLTDDVMAALSDAESTLPADIVINTSLFQLKSFIDRGIYYVEEALVIGAILVVIVLFLFLLNFRTTFITLTAIPLSLVITTLVFRIVGVMSGTELSINVMTLGGIAVAIGELVDDAIVDVENIFRRLGENNLNPNPKPAIVVVYEASREIRSAIVFGTAVVVLAFMPLFALSGVEGRLFIPLGIAYIVSILASLLVSLTVTPVLSYYLLPQAKATHAHQDGRLLRVLKWGASFLIRFSMRRAGILLVLTWALVGYSVWELSKLGADFLPKFDEGSVQINVSLPGGSSLKASNEASSLIDSQLVKLQKSAENPNGPVLHFFRRTGRAELDEHAQPVNVGEYILTMNPDSDHGRDEFLDTLLSDLRSNVPGVGIEAEQPLSHLISHMLSGVKAQVGIKLYGDDLDKLRELAGEVRDAITDIPGVTPPIIDPQERVDELHVVLKPDELAFFGLSREYIADFVQTALKGEAVSQVLDGQRRFDLVIKLNEEHRSDPYNLGELRIDLPDGRGQIRLREVANFPGSASGPNLINRENVRRRQTIRCNVSGRDLASAVSEIEERVRDQVALPTGYFVEFGGQFEAQRSATFLITILAAVSVAGIFIVLMMLYPSARITFQILNAIPTAFIGGVFALVLTNQTLTVASMVGFVSLGGISVRNGILLVTHYFHLMDEEGEAFSQNMVLRGSLERLAPVLMTALTAGIALIPLVVGGNKPGLEILYPVATVILGGLVTSTFCEFFIHPGLFWKFSGKDAERLVRSKSSDEELLRSV; this is encoded by the coding sequence GTGCTCAATTCAATCATCCGACTCTCACTGACCCATCGAACGCTGGTGCTTGCCGCCTGTGTCGTTGTCCTGGCTTATGGGGGTTATTTAACGACAACCTTACCTATTGATGTGTTCCCAGATCTTGATCGACCTCGAGTCGTGATTCTAACAGAGTGTCCTGGCATGTCTTCTGAAGAAGTCGAAACGCTGGTTACTTATCCAATAGAAACAGCGATCCTAGGGGCAAACGGGGTTGAAGATGTCCGCAGTCAATCCAGTCAGGGCATGAATGTCATTTACATCGAGTTCAGTTGGAAGACGGAACCTCGGTACGCTCGACAGATTGTGTCAGAGCGTCTGGCAAATGTACCGATGCCACCAGGCATCCGTCCGATTATGACACCTCAGGCATCCATAATGGGGCAGATTCTGCATGTTGGAATTCATCGCAGAAAGGGGCCACAAGGTGGAAAGTTGACTGCGGTTGGGCAGACGGGATTACTGGCAGAACGCACAGGAAATGAAGCAAGTCCTGAACTGACCGTTTGGAATCCGGTGAATCGAAACGATCTCAGCTTGTGGAAGAAAATTGAAGTCGAGAATCCCAAATGGGATGAGACAAACCCTGGGCGTGATGTGGCATTTGTCTGGAATAAACGGTCCTATGACGTTATTTTCCCGACTCCTCTCGAAGAACGAATGGATCTGCGTACGACCGCGGACTGGTTAATCAGACCGCGACTACTGAAGCTGACTGGCATTGCTGAGGTCATTGTCATGGGCGGTGATGAGAAGCAGTATCAGGTTCTGGTTGATCCCATCAAGTTGCAAGAATATAACGTATCACTTCAGGATGTTGAGGCCGCTGTCCAGTCAAATAACCTGAATGCCAGTGGCGGGTTTATAATCGGAGGCCAGACAGAGCGTTCTGTGAGGGTGATTGGTCGTCTTGGTGCTCTGACAAGCGACGTCCTGGATGAGCTCCGAAAAGCCCCTGTCAAAATGAATGGAGACCGTGCCGTACTTTTATATCAGGTGGCACAAATCGTGGAAGGGCCGGCTCCCAAACGGGGCGATGCCAGTATTGATGGACATGCCGGTGTGGTTATTACAATTGTCAAACAGCCACATGCTGACACCAGAAAACTGACTGACGACGTGATGGCTGCTTTGAGTGATGCAGAATCAACGCTACCTGCCGACATTGTGATCAATACCAGCCTGTTTCAGCTCAAGAGTTTTATTGACCGAGGAATTTACTACGTCGAAGAAGCGCTTGTCATAGGAGCCATTCTTGTCGTGATCGTGCTGTTCTTGTTTCTGCTGAATTTTCGCACGACATTCATCACGTTGACAGCCATTCCATTGTCGCTGGTGATTACAACTCTGGTATTTCGCATCGTAGGGGTCATGTCTGGGACAGAATTATCAATCAACGTAATGACCCTGGGGGGAATTGCAGTTGCCATTGGCGAACTGGTCGATGATGCCATTGTGGATGTGGAAAATATCTTTCGACGCCTGGGAGAAAACAATTTAAATCCCAATCCGAAACCTGCCATTGTGGTCGTGTATGAAGCCAGTCGAGAAATCCGCTCTGCCATCGTCTTCGGGACAGCAGTCGTTGTCCTGGCCTTTATGCCTCTATTTGCTTTGTCCGGTGTGGAAGGTCGCTTGTTTATCCCATTGGGAATTGCCTATATCGTTTCAATTCTGGCTTCTTTACTGGTCTCACTGACTGTCACACCGGTACTCTCTTACTACCTCCTGCCTCAAGCAAAGGCAACTCATGCCCATCAGGATGGGCGGTTACTACGAGTGCTGAAATGGGGAGCGAGTTTCCTGATTCGATTCAGTATGCGGCGGGCAGGCATCCTATTGGTTTTGACCTGGGCACTCGTTGGTTACAGTGTCTGGGAATTGTCAAAGTTGGGAGCTGACTTTCTTCCCAAATTTGATGAGGGAAGCGTACAAATCAATGTATCTTTACCTGGCGGATCGTCGCTGAAAGCATCCAACGAGGCATCCTCACTGATTGATTCGCAACTTGTCAAACTGCAGAAGTCTGCAGAAAATCCGAATGGTCCCGTATTGCACTTTTTTCGCAGGACAGGTCGAGCAGAGCTGGATGAACATGCTCAGCCAGTCAACGTGGGTGAATACATTTTGACGATGAACCCAGACTCAGACCATGGTCGGGACGAGTTTCTGGATACGCTACTCTCTGATTTGCGCTCAAATGTACCAGGGGTTGGGATTGAAGCGGAACAACCCCTTTCTCACCTGATTAGCCATATGCTGTCCGGAGTGAAAGCCCAAGTCGGGATTAAGCTGTATGGAGACGACCTCGACAAGCTGCGCGAGTTGGCAGGAGAAGTTCGCGATGCGATCACTGATATACCTGGTGTGACACCTCCCATTATCGACCCACAGGAACGGGTAGATGAGTTACATGTAGTCCTGAAACCTGATGAGCTGGCTTTCTTTGGGCTGAGTCGGGAATACATAGCCGACTTCGTACAGACTGCGTTGAAAGGCGAAGCAGTATCGCAAGTCTTAGATGGTCAGAGACGTTTTGACCTTGTGATTAAACTCAACGAAGAGCATCGCTCAGATCCTTATAATCTGGGTGAACTACGTATTGATCTTCCCGATGGGCGGGGGCAAATACGTTTGCGAGAAGTGGCCAACTTCCCAGGTTCAGCCAGTGGACCAAATTTGATCAACCGAGAAAACGTCAGGCGCCGTCAAACAATCCGTTGTAATGTCTCAGGACGTGACCTCGCCAGTGCAGTCTCTGAAATTGAAGAACGGGTGCGTGATCAGGTCGCATTGCCAACCGGTTACTTTGTTGAGTTTGGGGGACAATTTGAAGCTCAACGGTCTGCTACGTTTCTGATTACAATACTGGCGGCAGTTTCAGTCGCTGGAATATTTATTGTTCTCATGATGCTTTATCCGTCAGCACGGATCACGTTTCAGATCCTGAATGCCATTCCGACTGCTTTTATTGGTGGTGTCTTCGCACTAGTATTAACCAACCAGACTCTTACCGTGGCTAGCATGGTAGGATTCGTATCTCTGGGGGGAATTTCTGTGCGAAACGGCATCCTGTTAGTGACACACTACTTTCATTTAATGGATGAAGAAGGGGAAGCGTTTAGTCAAAACATGGTGCTGCGGGGAAGTTTGGAAAGGCTTGCTCCGGTCCTGATGACCGCCTTGACCGCCGGTATTGCTTTGATTCCTCTTGTGGTGGGTGGTAATAAACCAGGGTTAGAAATTTTATACCCTGTCGCCACTGTGATTTTAGGAGGTTTGGTAACCTCAACGTTTTGCGAATTTTTTATTCACCCCGGCTTATTCTGGAAATTCTCGGGGAAAGATGCCGAACGACTGGTCCGTAGTAAAAGCTCTGATGAAGAACTGCTGCGATCTGTATAA
- a CDS encoding DUF3147 family protein: MYYVLKILLTAGLVVAVSEISKRSSLWGGILASLPLVSFLGMIWLYIDTGSTEKVSELSKSVFWLVLPSLSFFLMLPFLLKKGMGFGTSFAFSTMVMIGLYLVMIVCLKKLGIHT; encoded by the coding sequence ATGTACTATGTTCTCAAAATTCTGCTCACTGCCGGGTTAGTAGTTGCTGTATCGGAGATATCCAAGCGTAGCTCGCTTTGGGGTGGAATTCTCGCTTCGTTGCCACTGGTTTCTTTTCTTGGAATGATCTGGTTATATATCGACACAGGTAGTACAGAGAAGGTTTCGGAACTTTCAAAAAGTGTATTCTGGCTTGTCCTGCCTTCATTATCTTTTTTTCTCATGCTGCCTTTTTTGCTTAAGAAAGGAATGGGCTTCGGTACCAGTTTCGCATTTTCAACCATGGTTATGATTGGTCTCTATCTGGTCATGATTGTCTGTTTAAAGAAACTGGGAATTCATACTTAG
- a CDS encoding TspO/MBR family protein, which translates to MTQEQPGWAFAEIVVLWLAIMATTFAFFNSSKIAGWLMVPYVMWVSFASALNFAIWRLNSL; encoded by the coding sequence ATGACGCAGGAGCAACCCGGCTGGGCCTTTGCGGAGATTGTGGTTCTATGGCTGGCAATCATGGCAACAACATTCGCGTTCTTCAATAGCTCGAAGATCGCTGGCTGGTTGATGGTGCCGTATGTTATGTGGGTGAGCTTTGCGAGCGCGCTGAACTTTGCGATTTGGCGGTTGAATTCCCTCTGA
- a CDS encoding ATP-dependent RecD-like DNA helicase, translating into MTAHISARIAWHQDGWNGRVCQDPAANVYCVGRHSYPGELIREKRDLAYEKENAGKCCSKLSGEVPPCMYSINAFGDKSFDIHSDPPVFFKGGAKRVSWKLKPSTVCIWPYEEMYGDEVKQSGGSFDYNQRLQNAIDYFAQIENDKSLIVYYANYSNPLNQDDDRKYRGELFGTEPLNEEIQKHIKGIARGEQPDFNRQLDGIMLFDKVIQITNRSLSNREPVYGYNPETKKAERVEVFNGELGYVKPHGYDGAKWKWGEFNLRHFQVQFEHKKHWVGYGSKLGKDKDDKWIPESKVENNLELAYAISVHKSQGSEFDHVYFIVPKHKDTLLSPELFYTGITRASKHCTLLIQEDIGPLLNMRRRERSHLVCINSSIFEFAPIPDVMLNVQAWYEEGKIHETLSEFVVRSKSEVIITNMLAEREILFRYEEPLFAPDGTFYLPDFTITLNGEQYFWEHWGRLDQDKYRNHTETKKKWYEKHFPGRLIETFEGTDVTPQANKIIAEHFIV; encoded by the coding sequence ATGACAGCACACATTTCAGCACGTATCGCATGGCATCAGGATGGATGGAACGGCAGGGTTTGTCAGGACCCGGCCGCCAACGTGTACTGCGTGGGTCGCCATTCGTATCCCGGCGAGTTGATTCGTGAGAAGCGTGACCTTGCCTACGAGAAAGAGAATGCCGGCAAGTGCTGCTCAAAACTCAGCGGCGAAGTGCCGCCGTGCATGTACAGTATCAACGCGTTCGGCGACAAGTCGTTCGACATCCACTCTGACCCGCCAGTGTTCTTCAAAGGCGGTGCCAAACGCGTTAGCTGGAAACTTAAACCGAGCACTGTCTGCATCTGGCCTTACGAAGAAATGTATGGCGACGAGGTCAAGCAGAGCGGGGGGAGCTTCGATTACAACCAGCGACTTCAGAATGCCATAGACTACTTCGCGCAAATCGAGAACGACAAGAGTCTGATTGTTTACTACGCCAATTACAGCAACCCGCTGAATCAGGACGACGATCGCAAGTACCGCGGGGAGCTGTTTGGCACAGAACCGCTCAACGAGGAAATCCAGAAACACATCAAAGGGATTGCGCGAGGAGAACAGCCCGACTTCAATCGTCAACTCGACGGAATCATGCTGTTCGACAAGGTCATTCAAATTACGAATCGTTCGTTGTCGAATCGTGAGCCGGTTTATGGCTACAACCCCGAAACCAAGAAGGCGGAGAGGGTCGAAGTCTTCAATGGGGAATTGGGCTACGTAAAACCCCATGGGTATGATGGTGCAAAGTGGAAATGGGGCGAATTCAACCTTCGACATTTTCAGGTTCAGTTCGAGCACAAAAAGCACTGGGTGGGTTACGGTTCAAAACTCGGGAAAGACAAGGACGACAAGTGGATTCCCGAGTCCAAGGTCGAAAACAATCTTGAACTGGCGTACGCAATCTCCGTCCACAAGTCACAAGGCAGCGAATTCGATCATGTGTACTTCATTGTGCCCAAGCACAAAGACACGCTGCTGTCGCCCGAACTGTTCTACACCGGAATCACGCGAGCCAGCAAACATTGCACGCTGCTGATTCAAGAAGACATCGGGCCATTGCTGAATATGCGGCGCCGAGAACGGTCACATCTCGTTTGCATCAACTCATCAATCTTTGAATTCGCACCGATCCCGGATGTGATGCTGAATGTGCAGGCTTGGTACGAAGAAGGCAAGATTCACGAGACGCTTTCAGAGTTCGTCGTGCGGTCTAAGTCCGAGGTGATCATCACGAACATGCTGGCTGAACGTGAAATTCTGTTCCGCTACGAAGAACCACTCTTTGCCCCGGACGGCACGTTCTATCTTCCTGACTTCACCATCACATTGAACGGCGAGCAGTATTTCTGGGAACACTGGGGCCGACTGGATCAGGACAAGTATCGCAACCACACCGAAACTAAAAAGAAGTGGTACGAAAAACATTTCCCCGGTCGATTGATCGAGACTTTTGAAGGTACGGACGTCACGCCCCAGGCCAACAAAATCATAGCGGAGCACTTTATCGTGTAA
- a CDS encoding AAA-like domain-containing protein: MMSDKFFPILGTDDIPMIGRQALLDGIWGKLAKTSPENLSIVGPRHIGKTVLLNALVERAKKEDSPYSLVIYWQLGYAPPQSDEEFIEQLCDLLYSAMDSDAITYKDYRSELQNEKSLPVIKEVMDLLQIEERSVLMIWDGFDKPLSQGLLSGQLFGNLRDLFYGKKHRVITATRATQTELARNKQVEDSPFWNMFDVNPLRVGPFDDADVEHALTSASLTMNQGGKKELSNWTGGHPVLLLSILNALADAGNGELTNDHVNGAAGAVAAELSDFLDKLWNGCSATTKNAFQLIIENDGLDKDRIGKEETRYLLVRGFAVGEGAKVKASCRMFEQHVRGSKPDTSTLERMFGMWDAYRTEIRSILELRIKQIRPVEANCYASLCMETTDTTSSRTRMVSCKSRKQNFVMHSSKSYATRH, encoded by the coding sequence ATGATGAGTGACAAATTCTTCCCGATACTGGGCACAGACGACATTCCAATGATCGGGCGACAGGCCCTGCTGGATGGGATTTGGGGCAAGCTGGCGAAAACATCGCCCGAAAACCTGTCGATCGTTGGGCCAAGGCACATCGGCAAGACTGTCCTGCTTAATGCCTTGGTTGAACGGGCGAAGAAAGAGGACTCACCCTATTCGCTGGTCATCTATTGGCAACTTGGGTACGCACCGCCGCAATCAGACGAGGAGTTCATTGAGCAGCTTTGCGACCTATTGTATTCCGCCATGGACTCGGACGCCATTACCTACAAAGATTATCGCTCAGAATTGCAGAACGAAAAGTCACTTCCGGTTATCAAGGAGGTGATGGATTTGCTGCAAATAGAAGAACGGTCCGTCTTGATGATCTGGGATGGCTTCGACAAGCCGCTCAGTCAGGGACTGTTGTCGGGACAGCTTTTCGGAAACCTTCGTGACCTTTTCTACGGAAAGAAACATCGGGTTATCACGGCAACACGAGCCACCCAGACCGAACTCGCCCGCAACAAGCAGGTCGAGGATAGCCCCTTCTGGAACATGTTCGATGTAAACCCTCTTCGAGTGGGACCGTTTGACGACGCAGATGTGGAACACGCTTTGACGAGCGCCTCGCTAACGATGAATCAGGGCGGGAAGAAGGAGTTAAGCAACTGGACCGGCGGCCATCCCGTGCTGCTGCTCTCGATTCTAAATGCGCTCGCAGATGCGGGAAATGGCGAGCTTACCAACGACCACGTCAACGGCGCAGCAGGAGCGGTTGCAGCCGAATTGTCAGACTTCCTGGACAAGCTCTGGAACGGATGCAGCGCTACGACCAAGAATGCGTTTCAGTTGATCATCGAGAACGACGGCCTCGACAAGGATCGAATCGGCAAAGAGGAAACGCGGTATTTGCTCGTCCGAGGTTTCGCTGTCGGAGAGGGCGCGAAGGTCAAAGCGTCGTGTCGAATGTTTGAGCAGCATGTCCGTGGTTCCAAACCAGATACCAGCACATTGGAACGCATGTTCGGAATGTGGGACGCGTACCGAACTGAGATTCGTTCAATCCTTGAATTGAGAATCAAGCAGATTCGACCAGTAGAGGCGAATTGTTATGCGTCTCTTTGCATGGAGACTACCGATACGACGAGCTCAAGAACACGGATGGTGAGCTGCAAAAGCAGGAAGCAGAACTTTGTGATGCACTCATCAAAGAGTTACGCGACGCGACATTGA